The Magnolia sinica isolate HGM2019 chromosome 9, MsV1, whole genome shotgun sequence genome contains a region encoding:
- the LOC131255892 gene encoding putative pentatricopeptide repeat-containing protein At1g13630 — translation MNGSLHGKPNASMFLHFRRPKTLLCHPKPINSISVPPLLISKPFLSPSRTAVNDFSSSIRPFEISTSNRIPIVGLFRTLTSFSNSPQLALDPPLVASSSSRVFQLEKCLALAAKGRLKELRRVLKQILNEEGSSSAPYLCEILWNNFRERESSSLVWDMLANVYSRSEMVHDALYVLGKMNDLNLRPSISTYNRLMYNLRYMDMMLNLYGEIVASRTSPDVYTYSILIDGLCKQHRLQDAVASFQGMKGKIFQKKKKKGMKGKGVRPCIVIFNTLMSGFCNMGFVNVAMSLLSMILKYGLFPDSYSYNTLIHGLCLAGSVEGALEFCEDMERNGVAPDVVTYNIILNGFCISGMMSEAWKVIRGMLLKGLRPDLITYTILIGGHCQRGNIEEGMQIRAEMLSQGYQLNIITYSVLMSSLCKRGQVDEAMQLFDEMEAMGLDPDLVAYCILIHGYCKKGEIEKAIHVCKAMCSKKIMTNLFAHSAILLGLCKKGMVWKARECLDNLTNGGFVVDIVLYNILINGYVKMGDVRGAFGLYERLIKAGVTPSIVTFNSLIYGLCKSKKLAEAKDLLRTLVIHGLVPNTVTYTTLMDAYCREGDIDAMVRLLDEMEMKAISPNVVTYSIVIKGLCKHGMLQKSVKVLEDMYTKGIIPDQIAYNTLIQGFCEEQNMGMAFSLHDEMLQHNLEPSPVTYNMLINGLCLNGNLKGAERFLDLLLEKGITLTKIAYNTLIKAQCAKGDVRKAVVLFDKMAKMGFEMSIGDFSAVINRLCKRSLVNDAKIFFNMMLQAGISPDQEIYSVMLVAFNRGGNLSSVSELHAKMIKNGLFPS, via the exons ATGAACGGCTCTCTTCATGGAAAACCTAACGCTTCGATGTTCCTCCATTTCCGTCGCCCAAAAACCCTTCTCTGCCATCCAAAGCCCATAAATTCTATCTCTGTCCCTCCTCTCCTCATCTCAAAACCCTTTCTCTCCCCTTCACGTACGGCCGTAAACGACTTTTCCTCCTCCATCCGACCCTTCGAAATCTCCACTTCCAATAGAATCCCCATCGTCGGTCTCTTCCGAACCCTAACATCCTTCTCCAACTCCCCACAGCTCGCTCTCGATCCCCCCTTAGTTGCTTCgtcatcttctagggtttttcaacttgaGAAATGTCTTGCATTGGCGGCAAAAGGGCGGTTGAAGGAATTGCGGCGTGTTTTGAAGCAGATTCTCAACGAAGAAG GATCTAGTTCGGCCCCTTATCTCTGTGAAATATTATGGAATAATTTTAGAGAAAGGGAGTCTAGCAGTCTGGTATGGGACATGTTGGCGAACGTATATTCCAGATCTGAAATGGTCCATGATGCTCTTTATGTTCTTGGTAAGATGAATGATCTGAACCTTCGACCTTCCATATCAACTTACAACAGGCTGATGTACAACTTGAGGTATATGGACATGATGTTGAATTTGTATGGCGAGATTGTAGCGAGCAGGACTTCTCCTGATGTGTACACATATAGCATCCTTATCGATGGCCTGTGCAAGCAGCACAGATTGCAAGATGCAGTAGCATCTTTTCaagggatgaaaggaaaaatctttcaaaaaaaaaagaaaaaagggatgaAAGGAAAAGGAGTTAGGCCTTGCATTGTCATTTTCAATACTCTCATGTCGGGCTTCTGCAATATGGGGTTTGTCAATGTCGCTATGTCATTGCTCTCTATGATCCTTAAGTACGGGTTGTTTCCTGATAGCTACAGTTACAACACTCTTATTCATGGACTCTGTCTAGCTGGTTCTGTTGAGGGAGCTCTGGAGTTCTGTGAGGACATGGAGAGGAATGGTGTTGCCCCTGATGTGGTCACATATAACATCATACTCAATGGTTTTTGCATTTCGGGGATGATGTCCGAGGCTTGGAAGGTCATTCGGGGGATGTTATTAAAAGGGTTGCGCCCAGATCTTATTACATATACAATACTGATTGGTGGGCATTGTCAGAGAGGTAATATCGAGGAGGGAATGCAGATACGGGCGGAAATGCTTTCACAGGGCTACCAGTTGAATATCATAACATACAGTGTGCTGATGAGCAGTCTGTGCAAAAGAGGACAAGTTGATGAAGCAATGCAACTGTTCGATGAAATGGAAGCTATGGGCTTGGATCCAGATCTTGTAGCGTATTGCATCCTCATTCATGGCTACTGCAAGAAAGGAGAAATAGAGAAGGCAATTCATGTTTGCAAGGCTATGTGCTCGAAGAAAATAATGACCAATTTATTTGCACATAGTGCGATTCTTTTGGGTCTGTGCAAGAAAGGGATGGTATGGAAAGCAAGGGAATGTCTGGATAACCTGACCAATGGTGGTTTTGTTGTGGACATTGTTTTGTATAACATACTGATTAATGGATATGTGAAGATGGGTGATGTTCGTGGGGCCTTTGGATTATATGAACGGCTTATAAAAGCCGGAGTGACCCCAAGTATTGTTACTTTTAACTCCCTTATTTATGGGTTATGCAAGAGTAAGAAACTAGCTGAGGCAAAAGACTTGCTGCGAACTCTTGTGATTCACGGTTTGGTCCCTAACACGGTTACTTATACTACATTAATGGATGCTTATTGCAGAGAGGGAGACATTGACGCGATGGTACGATTGCTTGATGAAATGGAGATGAAAGCCATCTCACCAAATGTCGTTACTTACAGCATTGTTATAAAAGGGCTTTGTAAACATGGGATGCTACAAAAATCCGTCAAAGTTCTCGAGGATATGTATACGAAGGGTATCATTCCAGATCAGATTGCATATAATACTCTCATCCAGGGTTTTTGTGAAGAACAGAACATGGGAATGGCTTTTTCTTTACACGATGAAATGTTACAACACAATCTTGAGCCCAGTCCTGTTACGTATAACATGCTCATTAATGGCCTTTGCCTGAATGGCAACCTAAAAGGCGCAGAGAGATTTCTGGATCTTCTCCTGGAGAAGGGTATTACATTGACAAAAATTGCTTACAACACGCTAATCAAGGCACAATGTGCAAAGGGTGATGTAAGAAAAGCGGTTGTACTCTTTGATAAAATGGCAAAGATGGGTTTTGAAATGTCAATCGGAGACTTCAGTGCGGTAATTAATAGATTGTGCAAAAGAAGTCTAGTAAATGATGCAAAGATTTTCTTCAATATGATGCTACAGGCTGGCATTTCTCCAGATCAGGAAATTTATTCTGTGATGCTTGTTGCTTTCAACAGAGGAGGCAATCTCAGTTCAGTGTCTGAACTGCATGCTAAGATGATAAAAAATGGTTTATTTCCCAGTTAG